One stretch of Punica granatum isolate Tunisia-2019 chromosome 5, ASM765513v2, whole genome shotgun sequence DNA includes these proteins:
- the LOC116208453 gene encoding Golgi SNAP receptor complex member 1-2 isoform X1, translating into MADSSLELQESGWEELRKEARKIEGDLDVKLSSYAKLGTRYSQGGYVDTGSPTVASRSWKSMEMEIQSLLEKLLDTNDAMSRCAASAAPATSVTQKLARHRDILHEFTQEFRRIKGNLNSMREHAELLSSVRDDISEYKASGSMSPRMQLLRERAAIHGSISHIDDVISQAQSTRAALGSQRTLFGDVQGKVKLLSEKFPVIRGLLGSIRRRRSRDTLILSAVIAGCTLFLIIYWLSK; encoded by the exons ATGGCGGATTCGAGCCTGGAGCTGCAGGAATCGGGCTGGGAGGAGCTGCGGAAGGAGGCGAGAAAGATCGAGGGCGATCTCGACGTCAAGCTGTCTTCCTACGCTAAGCTCGGCACCCGTTACTCCCAAGGAG GTTATGTTGATACTGGATCACCAACAGTTGCGTCACGATCGTGGAAGTCAATGGAAATGGAGATCCAATCATTGCTCGAGAAGCTATTAGATACAAATGATGCTATGAGTAGGTGTGCTGCATCAGCTGCTCCAGCCACTTCAGTAACCCAGAAGTTGGCGAGGCATAGAGATATTCTTCATGAGTTTACCCAG GAATTTAGACGAATCAAGGGAAACTTAAACTCAATGAGGGAACATGCGGAACTTCTTAGTTCAGTCAGGGATGACATAAGTGAGTACAAG gCATCTGGGAGCATGTCCCCAAGAATGCAGTtactgagagagagagctgcAATTCATGGCAGCATTTCTCAT atcgatGATGTGATTAGTCAAGCACAGAGCACCAGGGCAGCCCTCGGCTCCCAAAGGACTTTATTTGGAGATGTCCAAGGGAAAGTTAagcttttaagtgaaaaattCCCCGTAATTCGAGGTTTACTTG GTTCAATTCGGAGGCGGCGATCAAGGGACACACTTATTCTCTCTGCTGTTATAGCTGGTTGCACATTGTTTCTCATCATTTACTGGCTATCGAAATGA
- the LOC116208453 gene encoding Golgi SNAP receptor complex member 1-2 isoform X2 codes for MADSSLELQESGWEELRKEARKIEGDLDVKLSSYAKLGTRYSQGVASRSWKSMEMEIQSLLEKLLDTNDAMSRCAASAAPATSVTQKLARHRDILHEFTQEFRRIKGNLNSMREHAELLSSVRDDISEYKASGSMSPRMQLLRERAAIHGSISHIDDVISQAQSTRAALGSQRTLFGDVQGKVKLLSEKFPVIRGLLGSIRRRRSRDTLILSAVIAGCTLFLIIYWLSK; via the exons ATGGCGGATTCGAGCCTGGAGCTGCAGGAATCGGGCTGGGAGGAGCTGCGGAAGGAGGCGAGAAAGATCGAGGGCGATCTCGACGTCAAGCTGTCTTCCTACGCTAAGCTCGGCACCCGTTACTCCCAAGGAG TTGCGTCACGATCGTGGAAGTCAATGGAAATGGAGATCCAATCATTGCTCGAGAAGCTATTAGATACAAATGATGCTATGAGTAGGTGTGCTGCATCAGCTGCTCCAGCCACTTCAGTAACCCAGAAGTTGGCGAGGCATAGAGATATTCTTCATGAGTTTACCCAG GAATTTAGACGAATCAAGGGAAACTTAAACTCAATGAGGGAACATGCGGAACTTCTTAGTTCAGTCAGGGATGACATAAGTGAGTACAAG gCATCTGGGAGCATGTCCCCAAGAATGCAGTtactgagagagagagctgcAATTCATGGCAGCATTTCTCAT atcgatGATGTGATTAGTCAAGCACAGAGCACCAGGGCAGCCCTCGGCTCCCAAAGGACTTTATTTGGAGATGTCCAAGGGAAAGTTAagcttttaagtgaaaaattCCCCGTAATTCGAGGTTTACTTG GTTCAATTCGGAGGCGGCGATCAAGGGACACACTTATTCTCTCTGCTGTTATAGCTGGTTGCACATTGTTTCTCATCATTTACTGGCTATCGAAATGA
- the LOC116208452 gene encoding plasmodesmata-located protein 8 — protein sequence MPRALSLLLSTSIFNVPSSLFILISIYHHARLSQAYNVFIYGGCSQEKYQPGPNSPMVSNLNSFLASVVSSSSQALYNSFAIGNGTSIPPEAAIYGLYQCRGDLKVPDCTGCIRSAVNQISLVCPYSYGAALQLEGCYVRYEHVNFLGQLDTSLRYKRCSKSSENDIEFFRRRDGVLADLKAANGFRVSSSGTVEGFVQCLWDLSPADCSSCLSEVVGQLKTMCGLAAAGDVFLGQCYGRYWASGYYDFSKDSSTTSNDQVGKAVAIIVGSVAGLAVLVVSLSICRKATG from the exons atGCCAAGAGCCCTTTCACTACTGCTCTCCACTTCCATCTTCAATGTCCCCTCTTCTCTCTTTATTCTCATCTCCATCTATCACCATGCCCGGCTCTCACAAGCTTATAATGTCTTCATCTATGGAGGTTGCTCCCAAGAGAAGTACCAACCCGGCCCGAACTCCCCCATGGTATCCAACCTCAACTCGTTCCTCGCGTCGGTGGTGAGCTCATCCTCACAGGCTTTGTACAACAGCTTTGCCATCGGGAATGGGACCTCGATCCCACCTGAAGCCGCCATCTATGGCTTATACCAGTGCCGGGGCGACTTGAAAGTGCCTGACTGCACGGGATGCATCCGGAGCGCTGTTAACCAGATCAGTTTAGTGTGTCCCTATAGTTATGGGGCGGCTCTGCAGCTCGAAGGCTGTTATGTTAGGTACGAACACGTCAACTTTTTAGGACAGCTCGACACGAGTCTAAG GTATAAGAGGTGCAGTAAGAGTTCAGAGAACGATATAGAGTTCTTTAGGAGGAGAGACGGTGTCCTGGCGGACCTAAAAGCAGCAAATGGGTTCCGGGTCAGCAGCTCGGGTACGGTCGAGGGTTTTGTGCAGTGTTTGTGGGATCTCAGCCCAGCGGACTGCTCGTCCTGCCTGTCGGAAGTGGTCGGGCAGCTGAAGACAATGTGTGGATTGGCTGCTGCCGGTGATGTCTTCCTGGGTCAGTGTTATGGCCGGTATTGGGCATCTGGTTACTATGATTTCTCTAAAG ATTCCTCCACCACCAGCAATGATCAAGTGGGAAAGGCAGTGGCCATTATCGTCGGCTCGGTCGCCGGTCTTGCTGTTTTAGTGGTCTCTCTCTCCATCTGCCGTAAAGCCACTG GCTAA
- the LOC116208877 gene encoding pectinesterase inhibitor 9-like — MARQKLNLLLLLSMICVSGLLSEPVLARTSRSSRSRSRAYIMAACKRTRYPSLCYQCLSGMASRGRIETPHQVAQAALSVALYKAMYTRAYMMKVAKVLKAMNPKGRDYQSIQDCTNQLSSGIYQMTQSINELRRLGHGPVGNDFYFHMSNIETWISTTITDAMMCVEEFPGHRMGKVKATIKGKVLNVAMTASNALYLFHSFAQKYVAARALHKP; from the coding sequence ATGGCGCGACAAAAGCTCAACTTACTATTGTTGCTATCCATGATTTGTGTTTCTGGTTTGCTATCCGAGCCCGTTTTGGCTAGAACTAGTAGGAGCTCGCGCTCTAGATCGAGGGCCTACATCATGGCAGCTTGCAAGCGCACCCGCTACCCTTCCTTATGTTATCAATGCCTCTCGGGCATGGCTAGCAGAGGCAGGATCGAGACGCCCCACCAGGTGGCCCAGGCAGCCTTGAGCGTGGCTTTGTACAAGGCCATGTACACGAGGGCATACATGATGAAGGTGGCTAAGGTGCTGAAGGCCATGAATCCAAAGGGCCGTGATTATCAGTCCATCCAAGACTGCACCAACCAGTTAAGTAGTGGGATATACCAGATGACTCAGTCCATTAACGAGCTACGTCGACTGGGTCATGGGCCCGTTGGAAATGACTTCTACTTTCACATGAGCAACATCGAGACATGGATCAGTACTACCATCACCGATGCCATGATGTGCGTTGAGGAATTTCCAGGACATAGGATGGGAAAGGTAAAGGCTACGATCAAAGGGAAGGTTTTGAATGTGGCCATGACTGCAAGCAATGCACTGTATCTGTTCCATTCGTTTGCCCAAAAATATGTGGCTGCAAGAGCCCTACATAAGCCCTGA